A segment of the Bos javanicus breed banteng chromosome 22, ARS-OSU_banteng_1.0, whole genome shotgun sequence genome:
CCTGGGTTGGGCTGGGAAGTCCGGTCCCGTCAcagaagctgggagaggaggaggaggaggaacagagGCGTTACGAGAGTGCAGACTGGCACCTGCCGCCCGAGGCTCAGAGGCCCGAGTGTGGTGGGCTAAGGCAGCCTTCAGGGTGGTCTCTGCAGCTTGGAGGCCCCCTGGGCCGAGtcctgccatcaccttctctggagGCCCCCAGGCCTTCTGTGTGTGGCCCCCCAGCTCCTCTTGCCTGGGCCCGGGACTCTGACCCAGGCCTTCCAGGAGTGGAAAGGGTCCTTGCCCAGATGGCCAGACAGCCCCGGGTAGGTCAAAGGTCCTGGCGGGATGAGCAGTGTAGATGCCATCCTGAATAGTCACCCACCCCCCAGATAGCCCTCCAGGCAGTGCTTTCTGTTCCCCACTGACCTTGCTGGGGGCTGCTGGGATCCTGGGGTTGCCTCCCGCCAGAGGCTTGCTGTTGCTCTGGGCAGTCCCTGCGGCCGGTGCTTGCGGAAGCCCATCCTGGGTGGGCAGAGAGGCGGCCCCAGGGGTGGGGCCCGGCTTGTACTTGCTCCGAGCTTGCTGCTGCAGGCTTTGGGCTTGGGCTATTGGCGTCCTTCGACTCTGCATAGTGACCTGGAGGGCTGGAAACCTAGGTCCTGGGGGCATAGTCATGGCTCCCTCTGACTTTCCTAAAGCTGCCGTCCCTTTCTGCCCAGTGCACCTGCTTTCCTGCTTTTCTTCCCCAGCCAGAGAGACTGCCTTTCCAGCGGCCTGTGGGGCGCAGAGGGTGGCCCCCGGCCCTCTCAGATGCCCCATCCCCTTGCCAGGGTCCAGTGGGGGAACGTGGATGATGCTTTCAGCTGGGGGCAGCTTCTGGGCCCCCTTGCTGGCCGGCACTGGACTTGAGTCAGCCGGCGGCTCCCACCGCAGATTGTGCAGGCCACTCAGGTCTCCTTTGTTTATGCAGCCGGCCAGCAGCTGCACACTGCTCCTTTCGGGGGCCCTGCTGGCTAGCCAGGGTTGCAGGGAGTAGGCGGTCAGCGCCACCAGGCCCtgctctgtctcctgcatcaccaGCCCCGTCCTCCCCGCCGAGGTCCCGAGGCCACAAGCCAGCAACTGCTGGAACTCAGGGTCCATGTCTTCGATGCTCCCGCTGCTGCCTGGCGCTGGCAGCTTCAGCGGCTTGAGGTGAAGCTGGCCCGCGGGGTCCTCCTGCACCAGCAGCCCCTGCTGGTCCACGTCTGCCCGGCGCAGCACTTGGCGGACAATCCTGGGGAGTTCCCCAGACACCAGCTCCTCCTTCCGAACATGGgggctgccctgccctgggcATGGGAGCACGTACCTGGCGAGGCAGAGCTCCCCTGGCCCTCGGGCCTCCATGAGGATGCCTCCATGGTGCAGGACGCCAGGCGTGGCATGCAGCGTCCGCAGGGTCCCCTCGGCCGCAGTCTCTTGCCTCTCCGGCACCCCCTTGCCCGAGGGACCCACGGGCTGCTCTTCCTGGAGGTTGTCCCCTCGGATGCTCTCAGCTGCCAGGGAGCCCATGGGGCAGTTCTCAAAGAGCCAGGTGAACTTGTGCACTGAGCCCGCTGGGATGGgctcagggatttccctgggtCCCTGGTCTTCTCTCTTGCCTGCCTCCAGAGCCTGGAAAACCTCCTTCTGACGAGACACCTGCCCCGAGGGGATGTCCACTCTGCTGCAGTACCGCACAGGCCCCCTTCCGCAGGGGTGGCCCGCGGCCTGCAGAGGCTCAGTTTCAAAGACGTGTCTCTCCGTCTGTCTTTCCCCAGCCTGGACCTGGCTCACCTCCAGGTGCTGCTCCTTGGAGCCTTCAGGCCAGTCCGGGGATTGGGGCGCGAACATCCAGGTGCACGACCGTGCCTTGCTTGTGAGGTCTGTGACCTCTGACCCCTGCCTCTCGGCCAGCTCACTCATCGGGCACGTCTCGAACAACCAGCGGATGGTCTGCACGTCACCCTTGTGGGGTGTTTCGGGCTGAGGGCCTCCCTGAggctttccttcttcttcctctcgTTCCTGCTGCTCCCGTTGGTGGATTACCTCCAGGGGCTGTGTCTCAAAGAGCCACCGGGTAGTGCCCACATCTCCAGCCACCACTTCCTGCTGGGTGATACCCCGCACCACATCGACGGTACTGGGGCTTCGGCCTAGTCGGTCTAGGGGCTGTGTCTCAAACATCCACTTGTAACCCTGCACGTCACCTCCGACTACCTGTTCTCTGCTGACGGAGGTCAGGGCATGGAGGTGACCTTTGCCATCCTGCATGGCGTACACTGGGGACCCTGTGTCCTGGGACTGCCCGGCAGAATCAGTTCCTTCTGCTCTGCATATGCTCCCAGGGGCCAAAGCTTCCCCCTGCCCGATACTGTCCAGGGGAAGGGTCTCAAAAAGGTTCTTGAAGGTCTTCACATCTCCcttcaccccatccctctgggggGCACCCTGAGAGAGGGTTGGTGCTGAGGGGTCAGCATTGGATAGATGCTCGTTTGTGAACCTCTCGCCCTCCTGGGGACCCACCCGCTGGAGATGACCCACTTGGACATTGTCTCTGAGGGTGTCCAGGGGCTTCGTCTCAAACAGCCACAGGGTGGAGCGGACGTCACCCGGGACCACTGCCTCTTTGGGTGGGGCCTCTGCTCCGGCCTCCTCTTCCCCCTTGAGAGTGTCTAATGCTCGGGTCTCAAACAGACGCCGCTGCTGCTGAACATCCGGACCAGGAGGGATAAGGTCCGGGGATGGCTGGAAGTCCTGCTCATCCACTAAGATCTCCCGGATCGCATCCAGGGGCTGTGTCTCAAAGATCCAGCGAGTCGCGCTGACATCAGGCCgggctgcctcctccagggagatCCCCCGGATCACCCGCACCTGGCTGGGGTCCCGGTTGATGGCATCCAGAGGCTTGGTCTCGAAGAGCCAACGGCCAGACCTCACTGCGTTGCTTTGGATCTCCTCCCGGTAGGCGGCCTTGACCTCGTGGATGGCGCCCTCTGAGTCCTGGATGGCACACAGCGGCTCTGTTTGGAATAGCTTCACCGTCTTCTTCACATCGCCTTTC
Coding sequences within it:
- the XIRP1 gene encoding xin actin-binding repeat-containing protein 1 isoform X2, translated to MANAQTQVAPTPTIPMAATEDLPLPPPPALEDLPPPPPKESFSKFHQQRQASELRRLYKHIHPELRKNLAEAVAEDLAEVLGSEEPTEGDVQCMRWIFENWRLDAIGDHEKPPAKESVPGGNVQATSRKFEEGSFANSINQEPAGPRPSGGDVRAARQLFETKPLDALTVRAEASEATVREPAASGDVQGTRMLFETRPLDRLGSRPSTQEQSPLELRSEIQELKGDVKKTVKLFQTEPLCAIQDSEGAIHEVKAAYREEIQSNAVRSGRWLFETKPLDAINRDPSQVRVIRGISLEEAARPDVSATRWIFETQPLDAIREILVDEQDFQPSPDLIPPGPDVQQQRRLFETRALDTLKGEEEAGAEAPPKEAVVPGDVRSTLWLFETKPLDTLRDNVQVGHLQRVGPQEGERFTNEHLSNADPSAPTLSQGAPQRDGVKGDVKTFKNLFETLPLDSIGQGEALAPGSICRAEGTDSAGQSQDTGSPVYAMQDGKGHLHALTSVSREQVVGGDVQGYKWMFETQPLDRLGRSPSTVDVVRGITQQEVVAGDVGTTRWLFETQPLEVIHQREQQEREEEEGKPQGGPQPETPHKGDVQTIRWLFETCPMSELAERQGSEVTDLTSKARSCTWMFAPQSPDWPEGSKEQHLEVSQVQAGERQTERHVFETEPLQAAGHPCGRGPVRYCSRVDIPSGQVSRQKEVFQALEAGKREDQGPREIPEPIPAGSVHKFTWLFENCPMGSLAAESIRGDNLQEEQPVGPSGKGVPERQETAAEGTLRTLHATPGVLHHGGILMEARGPGELCLARYVLPCPGQGSPHVRKEELVSGELPRIVRQVLRRADVDQQGLLVQEDPAGQLHLKPLKLPAPGSSGSIEDMDPEFQQLLACGLGTSAGRTGLVMQETEQGLVALTAYSLQPWLASRAPERSSVQLLAGCINKGDLSGLHNLRWEPPADSSPVPASKGAQKLPPAESIIHVPPLDPGKGMGHLRGPGATLCAPQAAGKAVSLAGEEKQESRCTGQKGTAALGKSEGAMTMPPGPRFPALQVTMQSRRTPIAQAQSLQQQARSKYKPGPTPGAASLPTQDGLPQAPAAGTAQSNSKPLAGGNPRIPAAPSKLL
- the XIRP1 gene encoding xin actin-binding repeat-containing protein 1 isoform X1; amino-acid sequence: MANAQTQVAPTPTIPMAATEDLPLPPPPALEDLPPPPPKESFSKFHQQRQASELRRLYKHIHPELRKNLAEAVAEDLAEVLGSEEPTEGDVQCMRWIFENWRLDAIGDHEKPPAKESVPGGNVQATSRKFEEGSFANSINQEPAGPRPSGGDVRAARQLFETKPLDALTVRAEASEATVREPAASGDVQGTRMLFETRPLDRLGSRPSTQEQSPLELRSEIQELKGDVKKTVKLFQTEPLCAIQDSEGAIHEVKAAYREEIQSNAVRSGRWLFETKPLDAINRDPSQVRVIRGISLEEAARPDVSATRWIFETQPLDAIREILVDEQDFQPSPDLIPPGPDVQQQRRLFETRALDTLKGEEEAGAEAPPKEAVVPGDVRSTLWLFETKPLDTLRDNVQVGHLQRVGPQEGERFTNEHLSNADPSAPTLSQGAPQRDGVKGDVKTFKNLFETLPLDSIGQGEALAPGSICRAEGTDSAGQSQDTGSPVYAMQDGKGHLHALTSVSREQVVGGDVQGYKWMFETQPLDRLGRSPSTVDVVRGITQQEVVAGDVGTTRWLFETQPLEVIHQREQQEREEEEGKPQGGPQPETPHKGDVQTIRWLFETCPMSELAERQGSEVTDLTSKARSCTWMFAPQSPDWPEGSKEQHLEVSQVQAGERQTERHVFETEPLQAAGHPCGRGPVRYCSRVDIPSGQVSRQKEVFQALEAGKREDQGPREIPEPIPAGSVHKFTWLFENCPMGSLAAESIRGDNLQEEQPVGPSGKGVPERQETAAEGTLRTLHATPGVLHHGGILMEARGPGELCLARYVLPCPGQGSPHVRKEELVSGELPRIVRQVLRRADVDQQGLLVQEDPAGQLHLKPLKLPAPGSSGSIEDMDPEFQQLLACGLGTSAGRTGLVMQETEQGLVALTAYSLQPWLASRAPERSSVQLLAGCINKGDLSGLHNLRWEPPADSSPVPASKGAQKLPPAESIIHVPPLDPGKGMGHLRGPGATLCAPQAAGKAVSLAGEEKQESRCTGQKGTAALGKSEGAMTMPPGPRFPALQVTMQSRRTPIAQAQSLQQQARSKYKPGPTPGAASLPTQDGLPQAPAAGTAQSNSKPLAGGNPRIPAAPSKVSGEQKALPGGLSGGWVTIQDGIYTAHPARTFDLPGAVWPSGQGPFPLLEGLGQSPGPRQEELGGHTQKAWGPPEKVMAGLGPGGLQAAETTLKAALAHHTRASEPRAAGASLHSRNASVPPPPPLPASVTGPDFPAQPRHDENSIRQTSKPTQDPLLHSHNSPAGQKSPGQPQTKTLKPEPPTHLRKKPQLPPKPAHLSQLPLPRWLSKPAALAHSAAEEAGQGKHKQGETATANHDPRPHRASIAADQGRVSLPQGPAGQSQPSPQHGPSTVAPSPTKSQAIGSNNHSPDPLRLSALSSHPISLQQGPSLTGEKCSDSSQQGAPKSPEILQGGQQELQGLLSQVQALEKEAESTVDVQALQRLFEAVPQLPGAPPAPTTPRKPEASVEQAFGELTRVSTEVTRLKEQTLARLLDIEEAVHKALSSMSSLQTGTNTRGHSQGPPKEHSAQEISVTDSGRVRPNCSGQEVKSQTLVKSQTEVTSHTEVQSQAKVRNHSEAGSQAALATPSTRKLETLREDSHLPQALPLSRESPSSPTFISMESATRKLPEEASPRGNPEISVKRAHFTQDECQTQPHQKDIWHKAGEKEAPQLSGPPPPGPAAASALPTRQKSALEPQTAPGGSRHDGATGAGTESMGQCRTTALVSPTTVTEPAEPPRGPGPHLGHHTSPLMRQFLHSQTGLSTGLAEAEMLRVPCGHPTPAAQ